The following DNA comes from Anopheles coustani chromosome 2, idAnoCousDA_361_x.2, whole genome shotgun sequence.
CTGCCGGCGAAAGTGAACGGACGATCGCAGAACGGCGGTGGAGGGGGTGCTAACAGCATCTCCGGCGGCCTTTCCGAATCCGAGGACGAGGAAATGCCACCGATTTATCCGATTAAGGAGCTGACACCCGCGGAAATTTGTGAACGCGAGCGCGGTCTCCGGAAGTTGCGCGAGGAGCTGCGCAGCGAGGAAACAAAGTTAGTGCTACTGAAGAAGCTTAAGCAGTCGCAGCAGGTGATGATGAAGGAGAACCTTATCGTGACGCCGAGCAACGTCAACCTAGCGACCAACCCGCTGGCATCGATTCCTGCCGCCCTGACGAAGGGTTCACTGAGCGTCACGCCGACCAATGCCGTGCCACTGCCTGCGCACTCGAAGTCTTCGTCCAACAAGCCCATCTCTAATCCTGTAAAGTAAGTTCAGTATCCAATGGCAACCGCGGCATCGTACTAAAAAGCTCGCACTGACTACTCAGCAAACCCCCAAACTATCAACCAAACTTTTAAATTTCTCTAATCCTATTTTCTTGCAGTAATCGAGGCTCACCGTTAAACATTACACCGGTTCCGAAGGGCGCCGGCTCCCAAAGACCATCGTTGCCGGGCGGAGCAACACTGACACCTAGTAGCCCCGGACAGCGCTTACCGATTGGCTTATCTCGGGCCGGGTCAAATCTCACTATTACGCCGTCGGTGACGATCACACCAACTAATGCGCCCACCGCGGCCATGAAGCAGCGAAATGTGAGTCGACCGGGAATGTAAAGTTGATTTGGTCCAATTGATTTTTCCCATGCGTAAATAATTCCTATAGAAAGAGAAAGCGACCATCATCAGTCGAGACCATCTTCACCACAATCTAATCATGCCAATGAATGaagattttttattaaaccttGCATTCTTTCCCAATCCCCCCTTTTCACAGGTGCAAAATTTTTCGCAGCTAAGTAGCTCAGTATCAATTACGCCAGCTCCACCGATACCGGCACAAATAAGTTGTACCACCGTCGAACCGGTTTCACTGAAGGTGAGTATTATCATATGAATTTAGGTGCAAAGGACCAAACAATATTCCCCATGCAAAGTGAACAAATCATTTACAAACACGGTAGGACATCGATAATCCCAGGTCAATTTAACACGGCAGGTGGATAATCCGAGTGCTGTAAAATGACAAACTGCACcttttgaacttttttattgaatgttatgaatgaaaaaaaaaagttttttgagcAAATTTCAGATATCAAATTCGAATCTTTTTgtgacaatattttttttatcttggaTTGCAAACAAGTTTATCCTCAAcgaattgtttaaatttttattcttgGTCAAGTATTGActttacaaattaaaatgtttttttttgtccgtgGAACTATTCGATTATCCTACGAACGCCCTTGTCCCGAACAAATTTCAACGTTGAAGTATATGTCGTTACAAACAATTTTGCACAGCCTACATTACTTATGAAGCTTTTACTTTATGTTCAAATCACTACTAAAGTTAGTACTTGGGATTCCAACCCACGCCgttgaggtggtgagccccggcgctcatggaccgatttttctaaccggcgctaccgctcggctgtcgcggaccccgcgGTTCGTCAACAATTATAGTTCGCAATTCAAATCATCATTTTTGTGGCGATATTTTTCTTGAGACTCTAGAGAAACTATTGCAGCTAAAATCTATTCATGTTCAAATAGTGTAAGGGTagacatttttacttttttcatcttccatgGTAATTTGGGAGTAACTGtagaatcaaacaaaatatttcggtttgtttgcaaaaaaatataACCAAAAGAGATTTCCGTTTGGTTACCAAATGTTCAATTTTATCACAACAACATTACCATAATAGTTCACAACATTTGACCATGAGTGATTATTTAAGATACTTATTATCTgtgtaatattaaaaattatagAACATTTTACGACCTTTTAGTGCGATCTATCCGGTGATCTATCGCGAATACGATCATCGGAGCTTTTGGGATAACAAGATCATGTCGAAAGTCTTAAGAAGGTGACCGACTCTTTTAAGACGATGGGGGCACGCTAGGCACGATGGTCGCACCTTTCAGTACGTGTGCCGCACCTTTTAGCGGTAATCGCTTTTCTAAGTCATGTATGTTTAATTTCATGATTTGAATGTTCCGTTATGTATCAgtattttcgaatatttttttacttgGATTCCTCTCCGCTCTACTCCTCAATCGGATTGAGGAATGGCGAGGACGGAGGAGAAACAACATCACATGTCCGCCGTGTACAACCGCATTCTTCAGTCATGATAAATCTTTTtactggaaaaatatttccggtgattaatttttcttaGGACAATTTTTATGACTAAGTTACAAACTTCAAAAaacatgattttatttaacactATTTTTACTTATTTGCGAAGTTCGCTGAAACAAATAGCTAAGTGAGAGCTGATACACTTGATAAAAGGTCAAATGACTGTATAGCGTTTATTTTAACGATAATTATTATTTCGAATCCATACGAACTTGATTCACCATTGTTATTTATGAGGTTTAGCAGATAGCCTATGTTTATTACTAACATTTTAtaattgttcctttttactcgtttttttctcatcatcatcactaattttgtttgttctcttGTTTGCTCATTATTTGCAATAACAATTTTTAGCGTGACCGGGAACAATCGATCCGAGAGGATCCGCAGAGCCAAGCGCAACGGCAAGCCTCGGCAAAACTGGCCCTCCGCAAGCAGCTAGAGAAAACACTTCTTCAGGTGAGTAGTGGATCTAAGCTAAAATCTCCAACATTTAATACGTTTCTGACACTTGactctttctcttttcaccTCTCTCCTTGATGCTACAGATTCCGCCCCCGAAACCGCCACCACCAGAGATGCACTTCGTGCCGAATCCGAGCAATATCGAATTCGTCTACCTGCTGGGTCTCGAGCACGTGGTTGACTATCTGACGAAGGATAAGAAACCAAATCCACCGCAGCAACCGTACCGCTGCGCGCAGTGCAAAATCGATTTTACGCCCGtctggaaatgggaaaaacaggGTAAAAGAGGAAATCCCACTTTTCAGAACAGTCCaggttttgtgttgtttcctTTTACTTCTGCTCCTGTGGAGTGTTTTCATTAACGCCGCACAGTTAGCGCGCGAAGTTGTAGCTAACTAACCCGTTCCCGTTTGTCTCTTCTCTTCCCCGTCTCCGTTTCTAGTTGGTAAGGAGCCGAAGGTTATTTGCGAGCAGTGCGTGACTAGCAACGTGAAAAAAGCGCTCAAGGCGGAACACACGAATCGCCTAAAGACGGCCTTTGTGAAGGCCCTCCAGCAGGAGCAGGAGATAGAAGCGCGGTTGGCCGCACAGAGCAGTCCATCGCCGGTAGAGATCCATCCAACTCCATCGGGGACACCCGGTCTTCGCGATCAGCGCGATTTGCTTGAACAGCAGCAGGTGCAGGCTCAACAGGCCGCCctccagcagctgcagcagcagcaacaacagcaacagcaggcggccgcagcggcagcagcagccgcggCAGCTGCCCAGCAAGAGCGTCAAGAACGAGCCGAGCGTCAACAGCGCCAAAAAGAGCAACAGGAACAGCTACGCCAGCAGCAGGCACAACTGCAGCAGCTTCAGCAACAacagcttcagcagcagcagcagctccagcaACAGCAATTACAGCAGCAAGctcagcagctgcagcagctgcaACAGTtacaggagcagcagcaacaacatcaacatcagcatcagcatcagcaccaacaccagcatcaacatcaacatcagcatcagcagcaacagcagagcCGCCATCATCATCTACATCAGCTGCACGCGGCCCATCTGCAGTCGCAGGTCGCTCCTTCGAAGTCGAAAACCCCCACACCGACCCCTCGGCCGACGCCGACGCCACCGAACCAGCACCAGACTCCACCCCCTGCGTCCAGTTCGCGCTCCAGCCGACACAGTGCAACCGCGAACGCAACCGCCGAAGCGGCCGCTGCCCAGCTCAGTGCGTTGGCCAACCTTGGCGGTCTCGGGCAACTCGGGGCACTGGGTAACTTTGGTAGCCTGGGCAATCTGGCGAATTTAAGCAACTCGACGGCGGCCGCAGCGGCCGTCTCAGCGCTCCATCAACAGCTCTTTAGAGGTTCGTTCGTTATTACCGTCCAGTATATCGATTTTCGATATTGTCGGCAAAATTTTAACACTTTTCCCATTTCAATCTATTATTACGCAGGACTTCAGCAAAACCTGCAGGCCGGTAACCTGAACAATTTGAACAATCTGAACAATTTGAACAACCTGCAGGCTCAAATGATGCAGTTCTCACCACTCCTGTACTCGTACCAGCTCGCGATGGCCCAGGCAGCGGGTAAGATCAGCATCAGTTTGTCTTAATGTATTATTGTTGTTCGAATGTTATGAAACTATGCCCAATCTCATCCCAAACTGATCAATCATTATGAGTCGACTATGTCcaccacaataaaaaaaaccctgatTTACTGTATGGCGGTGGAATACAACAGCcaactttccagcatctatgCAGCTACCTGCGTCGTAAACAAgcaataatttcatttcactttgTCAAAAGCTTTTAGTGTTTGAGCATCGAAATATTGCGatgaaattgattaatttttcccCAAAACTATAGTTTTAAATGTTCTATATTTTCATTGACCAGGGAATACAAACTACAACATACTTTTTGTCACGCAATTAGTTTTGTCACGCAAAATCCTAACCCCGCGCGCGACAGTAATACTCACATCGTGTGCAAgttgtatttctttttaaacGAGAAAAGACACATTcatggtaaaaaataaaaacgttttTTAAGTGAATATTTTCGTATTCCAGTCAAGTATATTTTGTACAAGATTTGTTACGAACGTAAAAAACGCAATATATCTATGTAGAAGATATTGTTTACTTATCGCGGCACGTCAAGgcattctcaaacctgtgttggggtaagaggtgggactcatcatcttAACTAAtcattctataaaaaaaacatctcacAAAATAGTATTGCTCCTTAAAACGTGCAATTGAATCTTTCTATAGACAAACTTCATGAATCTGCTCTACCAATACCCTTCTTTGATCGCTCGCTTGCAGGCCTCTTATGTTTCTGTAGCTAAGGACGCTAACAAAAATCCAtatgttttgtatttaattttctagtCATTtgctaataaaaaaaaaaaattttcgtttttccatacTTTACACCTCTAATGTACGATCAACTCGAAAAAAGACTGCACTGACTTTGTAAAGTAGTTTcgatttagttttgttttgaaaatgtaataattCAGCTAACAGTTTCCAAtgtcgaaataaaaaattaaattaaagaagCTTTGTTTTGATCGAAAATATTGGAATTAAAATGTATCTTGTTTATTCAAATCATCATACATTATTGTTCCATCGTATTTTTATCCAGTAGATTGTGGGAGTGTACTATTAAGcacttttattgttatttcattttcattctctttGCTTTTTTACAGCGTCTCTTTCGGCAGCTGGCAAAGGTTCATCGATTGCTGACATGCAGCGGGCGATGGAGCTGCAGCGACAGTATCAGGAGATGCTCTCGCAATCCGGGCCCGGTCCGAGTAATAGTCGGCAGAACAACTGGAAGTCCTAAAATCATCCCGATCCCCGAACCCACCTAACGCggtatatataaaaaaactaTACAACAAATTGGTGAACCAGAAAAGATTCACATCGAGTAGTCCTTGAAATCACGTCGGCACGTCAAGGCATTCCCGGCAGCAGCAGACCTACGGGAACAATCGAAATCTACAACCCAGCAACCTTTAAACAACATCAATATAATCCGGTCCGGCTGAAATGACGGATTTGGCGAGATGATCGTTCTCCGAAGATCCTCTTCTTCGTAACGATCAAACTCCAAGTGCTGTCGGTTTAATAGAAACAACCTAATTTCTATCAGAGGAAGAAGGAATTACGTCCTTCGGCGATGGCGACTTCAGACGACAGACTGACAGGCTATAATATGCTAAGTGTGCGTTGATAAAAGTGAGTGCTGTTTTAGTgataaacaattatttttaccTTCTCATTTCTCTACCCTTATTTTCccgacaagaaaacaaaatccataTTGTTCACCTTTTTTAACAATGAAATGCGGATTATAAAAG
Coding sequences within:
- the LOC131263002 gene encoding histone-lysine N-methyltransferase 2D isoform X1; this encodes MERMDVDDSAVVDLSLGSGRSSLTITPSTARDLRALAKNSGLTITPALPPLGAPSSGSSSLNSSSSGVAGGVVIDGGNGTRGMEGGSGAGGGGGGCGGGGGGRSTSPLPGRRVLRPRTEVKSYAEVPDIVLLPAKVNGRSQNGGGGGANSISGGLSESEDEEMPPIYPIKELTPAEICERERGLRKLREELRSEETKLVLLKKLKQSQQVMMKENLIVTPSNVNLATNPLASIPAALTKGSLSVTPTNAVPLPAHSKSSSNKPISNPVNNRGSPLNITPVPKGAGSQRPSLPGGATLTPSSPGQRLPIGLSRAGSNLTITPSVTITPTNAPTAAMKQRNVQNFSQLSSSVSITPAPPIPAQISCTTVEPVSLKRDREQSIREDPQSQAQRQASAKLALRKQLEKTLLQIPPPKPPPPEMHFVPNPSNIEFVYLLGLEHVVDYLTKDKKPNPPQQPYRCAQCKIDFTPVWKWEKQGKRGNPTFQNSPVGKEPKVICEQCVTSNVKKALKAEHTNRLKTAFVKALQQEQEIEARLAAQSSPSPVEIHPTPSGTPGLRDQRDLLEQQQVQAQQAALQQLQQQQQQQQQAAAAAAAAAAAAQQERQERAERQQRQKEQQEQLRQQQAQLQQLQQQQLQQQQQLQQQQLQQQAQQLQQLQQLQEQQQQHQHQHQHQHQHQHQHQHQHQQQQQSRHHHLHQLHAAHLQSQVAPSKSKTPTPTPRPTPTPPNQHQTPPPASSSRSSRHSATANATAEAAAAQLSALANLGGLGQLGALGNFGSLGNLANLSNSTAAAAAVSALHQQLFRGLQQNLQAGNLNNLNNLNNLNNLQAQMMQFSPLLYSYQLAMAQAAASLSAAGKGSSIADMQRAMELQRQYQEMLSQSGPGPSNSRQNNWKS
- the LOC131263002 gene encoding putative uncharacterized protein DDB_G0271606 isoform X2; its protein translation is MERMDVDDSAVVDLSLGSGRSSLTITPSTARDLRALAKNSGLTITPALPPLGAPSSGSSSLNSSSSGVAGGVVIDGGNGTRGMEGGSGAGGGGGGCGGGGGGRSTSPLPGRRVLRPRTEVKSYAEVPDIVLLPAKVNGRSQNGGGGGANSISGGLSESEDEEMPPIYPIKELTPAEICERERGLRKLREELRSEETKLVLLKKLKQSQQVMMKENLIVTPSNVNLATNPLASIPAALTKGSLSVTPTNAVPLPAHSKSSSNKPISNPVNNRGSPLNITPVPKGAGSQRPSLPGGATLTPSSPGQRLPIGLSRAGSNLTITPSVTITPTNAPTAAMKQRNVQNFSQLSSSVSITPAPPIPAQISCTTVEPVSLKRDREQSIREDPQSQAQRQASAKLALRKQLEKTLLQIPPPKPPPPEMHFVPNPSNIEFVYLLGLEHVVDYLTKDKKPNPPQQPYRCAQCKIDFTPVWKWEKQVGKEPKVICEQCVTSNVKKALKAEHTNRLKTAFVKALQQEQEIEARLAAQSSPSPVEIHPTPSGTPGLRDQRDLLEQQQVQAQQAALQQLQQQQQQQQQAAAAAAAAAAAAQQERQERAERQQRQKEQQEQLRQQQAQLQQLQQQQLQQQQQLQQQQLQQQAQQLQQLQQLQEQQQQHQHQHQHQHQHQHQHQHQHQQQQQSRHHHLHQLHAAHLQSQVAPSKSKTPTPTPRPTPTPPNQHQTPPPASSSRSSRHSATANATAEAAAAQLSALANLGGLGQLGALGNFGSLGNLANLSNSTAAAAAVSALHQQLFRGLQQNLQAGNLNNLNNLNNLNNLQAQMMQFSPLLYSYQLAMAQAAASLSAAGKGSSIADMQRAMELQRQYQEMLSQSGPGPSNSRQNNWKS